One Comamonas endophytica DNA window includes the following coding sequences:
- the cyoB gene encoding cytochrome o ubiquinol oxidase subunit I has protein sequence MSDQFDTAQLIFGRLSWQSIPLHDPILLATFAGVVLGGLAILTLLTRFKLWGTLWRDWICSIDHKKIGIMYMILGIVMLLRGFADALMMRMQQAVATVDGVGFLPPHHYDQIFTAHGTIMIFFVAMALVTGLMNYIIPLQIGARDVAFPFLNNFSFWMTTAGAILVMVSLFVGEFSTSGWLALSNLGHNPEGVGLDYYIWALQIAGVGTTLSGINLLVTIIKMRAPGMTLMKMPIFVWTSLCTNALIVASFPVLTATLLLLSLDRYLGTHFFTNDMGGNAMLYVNLIWIWGHPEVYILILPAFGVFSEITATFSRKRLFGYTSMVYATVAITILSYLVWLHHFFTMGSGASVNSFFGITTMIISIPTGAKIFNWLFTMYKGRIRFTVPMMWTVGFMATFAIGGMTGVLLAVPPADFVLHNSLFLIAHFHNVIIGGVVFGLFAAINYWFPKAFGFMLDEFWGKVSFWCWLVGFWVTFTPLYILGLMGATRRVNVFEDDAYNIWLYISTVGVVIVAAGIGAFLVQLWVSFRNRAALRDVTGDPWDGRTLEWSTASPTPDYNFAMTPKVYEIDAWWDMKKHGYKRPLTGFKALHMPKNTAAGFVIAMVATVFGFAMIWHMWLLAGLTFAAIVLISIVHTFNYKRDFYIPASEVAATEDARTELLARNV, from the coding sequence ATGTCTGATCAATTTGATACGGCCCAACTGATCTTCGGACGGTTGAGCTGGCAATCGATACCGCTGCACGACCCGATCCTTCTGGCGACCTTTGCCGGCGTGGTTCTGGGCGGCCTGGCGATCCTCACCCTGCTGACCCGCTTCAAGCTCTGGGGCACCCTCTGGCGCGACTGGATCTGCAGCATCGACCACAAGAAGATCGGGATCATGTACATGATCCTGGGTATCGTCATGCTGCTGCGCGGCTTTGCCGACGCGCTGATGATGCGCATGCAGCAGGCCGTGGCCACCGTGGACGGCGTGGGCTTCCTGCCGCCGCACCACTACGACCAGATCTTCACGGCGCACGGCACCATCATGATCTTCTTCGTGGCCATGGCTTTGGTCACGGGCCTGATGAACTACATCATTCCGCTGCAGATCGGCGCGCGCGATGTGGCCTTCCCGTTCCTGAACAACTTCAGCTTCTGGATGACCACCGCCGGCGCGATCCTGGTGATGGTGTCGCTGTTCGTCGGCGAGTTCTCGACCTCGGGCTGGCTGGCGCTTTCCAACCTCGGCCACAACCCCGAGGGTGTCGGACTCGACTACTACATCTGGGCCCTGCAGATCGCCGGGGTCGGCACGACGCTGTCCGGGATCAACCTGCTGGTGACCATCATCAAGATGCGCGCCCCCGGCATGACGCTGATGAAGATGCCGATCTTCGTCTGGACCTCGCTGTGCACCAACGCGCTGATCGTCGCCTCCTTCCCGGTGCTGACGGCCACGCTGCTGCTGCTGTCGCTCGACCGCTACCTGGGCACGCACTTCTTCACCAACGACATGGGCGGCAACGCCATGCTGTACGTGAACCTGATCTGGATCTGGGGCCACCCAGAGGTGTACATCCTGATCCTGCCGGCCTTCGGCGTGTTCTCGGAAATCACCGCCACGTTCAGCCGCAAGCGCCTGTTCGGCTACACCTCGATGGTGTATGCGACGGTGGCCATCACCATCCTGTCCTACCTGGTCTGGCTGCACCACTTCTTCACGATGGGCTCGGGCGCGAGCGTGAACTCGTTCTTCGGCATCACCACGATGATCATCTCCATCCCGACCGGGGCGAAGATCTTCAACTGGCTGTTCACGATGTACAAGGGCCGCATCCGCTTCACCGTGCCGATGATGTGGACCGTGGGCTTCATGGCCACCTTCGCCATCGGCGGCATGACCGGCGTGCTGCTGGCCGTTCCCCCGGCCGACTTCGTGCTGCACAACAGCCTGTTCCTGATCGCCCACTTCCACAACGTGATCATCGGCGGCGTGGTGTTCGGCCTGTTCGCGGCCATCAACTACTGGTTCCCCAAGGCCTTCGGCTTCATGCTCGACGAGTTCTGGGGCAAGGTGTCGTTCTGGTGCTGGCTGGTGGGCTTCTGGGTCACCTTCACGCCGCTGTACATCCTGGGCCTGATGGGCGCGACGCGCCGCGTCAACGTGTTCGAAGACGACGCCTACAACATCTGGCTGTACATCTCCACGGTCGGCGTGGTGATCGTTGCCGCCGGCATCGGCGCCTTCCTGGTGCAGCTGTGGGTTAGCTTCCGCAACCGCGCGGCGCTGCGCGACGTGACCGGCGACCCATGGGACGGCCGCACGCTGGAATGGTCCACGGCTTCGCCCACGCCCGACTACAACTTCGCCATGACGCCCAAGGTCTACGAGATCGATGCGTGGTGGGACATGAAGAAGCACGGCTACAAGCGCCCCCTCACGGGCTTCAAGGCCCTGCACATGCCCAAGAACACCGCGGCCGGTTTCGTGATCGCCATGGTGGCGACCGTGTTCGGCTTCGCGATGATCTGGCACATGTGGCTGCTCGCCGGCCTGACGTTTGCCGCCATCGTGCTGATCTCGATCGTCCATACCTTCAACTACAAGCGCGATTTCTACATCCCAGCATCGGAAGTTGCTGCGACTGAAGATGCCCGCACCGAACTGCTTGCACGCAATGTCTGA
- the cyoC gene encoding cytochrome o ubiquinol oxidase subunit III, translating to MSELRMNAGAAGAIEPRDYHLAEEPHTANGTALGFWLYLMSDCLIFAALFATYGVLGRSYAAGPTGADLFDLPLVAMNTAFLLLSSITFGFAMLKKQQNQVGATLGWLAVTGVLGLCFLGLELYEFSHLLHQGAGPGRSAFLSSFFTLVGTHGLHVTFGLIWLVVLMLQISKHGLTHENNRRLMCLSMFWHFLDVVWIGVFTFVYLMGVL from the coding sequence ATGTCTGAACTCCGCATGAACGCCGGCGCCGCGGGCGCCATTGAACCCCGCGACTACCATCTGGCCGAGGAACCCCATACGGCCAATGGCACCGCGCTGGGCTTCTGGCTCTACCTGATGAGCGACTGCCTCATCTTCGCTGCCCTGTTCGCCACCTATGGCGTGCTGGGCCGCAGCTACGCCGCCGGCCCGACCGGCGCCGACCTGTTCGACCTGCCGCTGGTGGCGATGAACACGGCCTTCCTGCTGCTGTCGTCGATCACCTTCGGCTTCGCCATGCTCAAGAAGCAGCAGAACCAGGTCGGCGCCACGCTGGGCTGGCTGGCGGTCACCGGCGTCCTGGGCCTGTGCTTCCTGGGCCTGGAACTCTACGAGTTCTCGCACCTGCTGCACCAGGGTGCGGGCCCGGGCCGCAGCGCCTTCCTGTCGTCGTTCTTCACGCTGGTCGGCACCCACGGCCTGCACGTGACCTTCGGCCTGATCTGGCTCGTCGTGCTGATGCTGCAGATCAGCAAGCACGGCCTGACGCACGAGAACAACCGCCGCCTGATGTGCCTGTCGATGTTCTGGCACTTCCTGGACGTGGTCTGGATCGGCGTCTTCACCTTTGTCTACCTGATGGGAGTGCTGTAA
- the cyoD gene encoding cytochrome o ubiquinol oxidase subunit IV, whose protein sequence is MSAHDIHAGGAHDAHDDHHHDVGPHSTFSGYMTGFVLSVILTAIPFWLIMAKVIEGRTTAVLVLGAFAIVQILVHMYYFLHMNSKIEAGWTLLSTIFTVVFVVIALSGTLWVMFHMNANMMPHHGTPPAASTTPQP, encoded by the coding sequence ATGAGCGCACATGACATCCACGCCGGCGGCGCGCACGACGCGCACGACGACCACCACCACGACGTCGGCCCGCACAGCACCTTCTCCGGCTACATGACGGGCTTCGTGCTGTCGGTCATCCTGACGGCGATCCCCTTCTGGCTGATCATGGCCAAGGTCATCGAAGGCCGCACCACCGCCGTCCTGGTGCTGGGCGCCTTCGCCATCGTGCAGATCCTGGTGCACATGTACTACTTCCTGCACATGAACAGCAAGATCGAGGCCGGCTGGACGCTGCTGTCCACGATCTTCACCGTGGTCTTCGTCGTGATCGCGCTGTCGGGTACGCTCTGGGTCATGTTCCACATGAACGCCAACATGATGCCGCACCACGGCACGCCGCCCGCCGCCTCCACCACGCCGCAGCCTTGA
- a CDS encoding SURF1 family protein: protein MLALLGMALFFAFVGLGTWQLQRRAWKLDLIERVTERVRAQPVAAPAPAQWPEVTAQQHEYLPVTLTGRLLTQKTVLAQAVTELGAGFWVMTPLQAADGSQTLVNRGFVPASEREAWLPAAAAETAAAPQSITGLLRMSEPGGGFLRDNDAAQQRWYSRDVAAIAAAQGLERAAPYFIDAGRPGQPVAAQTWPRPGMTVIAFHNSHLVYALTWYGMALMVLAAAVIVVRWEKRRALPAHKTL, encoded by the coding sequence ATGCTCGCACTGCTGGGCATGGCCTTGTTCTTTGCGTTCGTGGGCCTGGGCACATGGCAGCTGCAGCGCCGCGCCTGGAAGCTGGACCTGATCGAGCGCGTCACCGAGCGCGTGCGCGCGCAGCCCGTGGCCGCGCCTGCGCCCGCGCAGTGGCCGGAGGTCACGGCGCAGCAGCATGAATACCTGCCGGTGACGCTGACCGGGCGCTTGCTCACGCAAAAGACGGTGCTGGCGCAGGCGGTTACCGAACTGGGCGCGGGCTTCTGGGTCATGACGCCGCTGCAGGCCGCCGACGGCAGCCAGACGCTGGTCAACCGCGGATTCGTGCCGGCGAGCGAGCGCGAGGCCTGGCTTCCCGCAGCCGCTGCCGAAACCGCAGCCGCGCCGCAGTCCATCACCGGCCTGCTGCGCATGAGCGAGCCTGGCGGTGGTTTCCTGCGCGACAACGACGCGGCGCAGCAGCGCTGGTATTCGCGCGACGTCGCGGCCATCGCCGCGGCGCAGGGCCTGGAGCGCGCGGCGCCCTACTTCATCGACGCCGGCCGCCCGGGCCAGCCGGTGGCCGCGCAGACCTGGCCGCGCCCGGGCATGACCGTCATTGCCTTCCACAACAGCCACCTGGTCTATGCCCTGACCTGGTATGGCATGGCGCTGATGGTGCTGGCCGCCGCGGTCATCGTGGTGCGCTGGGAAAAGCGTCGGGCGCTGCCCGCGCACAAGACCTTGTAG
- a CDS encoding ATP-binding protein, whose amino-acid sequence MQLLIQLRWLAVVGQVITIGVVHYGLGIPLPLPEMTAVLMALIVTNLGYVYWFKWRRRNVTSLGLFCALLADVAALSVQLYLSGGASNPFIYLFLLQAILSAVLLSPAHTWVIAAITGLCALDLAGSSRPLAVQPHHSLYVMGLLTCFALTTVLLVIFLTRIVGNLRRRDSRLADMRQRASEEEHIVRMGLLATGAAHELGTPLATMSVILGDWQRMPEIARQPELLQDLDEMQQQLLRCKSIVSNVLLSAGEARADAPKPTTLFRFMDRLIAQWQADHHPLRFRYRNDIAQDVAIISDTALQQMIFNVLDNALEASADEVELRLRCEDDQLVITVLDRGTGFAPEILRNFGKYQQSNKKDRAGRGVGLFLVTNVARSLNGTASARNRDDGGAEVTVRFPLSAITLGDKDHGHTPAAAG is encoded by the coding sequence ATGCAGCTGCTGATCCAGCTGCGCTGGCTTGCCGTGGTGGGCCAGGTGATCACCATCGGCGTCGTGCATTACGGCCTGGGCATTCCGCTTCCGCTGCCGGAGATGACCGCGGTGCTGATGGCGCTGATCGTCACCAACCTGGGGTATGTGTACTGGTTCAAATGGCGCCGGCGCAACGTGACCAGCCTGGGCCTGTTCTGCGCGCTCCTGGCCGACGTCGCGGCGCTGTCGGTGCAGCTGTATCTGAGCGGCGGCGCCAGCAACCCTTTCATCTACCTGTTCCTGCTGCAGGCCATCCTGAGCGCGGTGCTGCTGTCGCCGGCCCACACCTGGGTCATCGCCGCCATCACCGGGCTGTGCGCGCTCGACCTGGCGGGCTCCTCGCGCCCGCTGGCGGTGCAGCCGCACCACAGCCTGTATGTCATGGGCCTGTTGACCTGCTTCGCGCTGACCACGGTGCTGCTGGTGATCTTTCTCACGCGCATCGTCGGCAACCTGCGCCGGCGCGACTCGCGCCTGGCCGACATGCGCCAGCGCGCCAGCGAGGAGGAGCACATCGTGCGCATGGGGCTGCTGGCCACGGGCGCCGCGCACGAGCTGGGCACGCCGCTGGCGACGATGTCGGTGATCCTGGGCGACTGGCAGCGCATGCCCGAGATCGCGCGCCAGCCCGAGCTGCTGCAGGATCTCGACGAGATGCAGCAGCAGTTGCTGCGCTGCAAGAGCATCGTCAGCAACGTGCTGCTGTCGGCCGGCGAGGCCCGCGCCGATGCGCCCAAGCCGACCACGCTCTTTCGCTTCATGGACCGGCTCATCGCGCAGTGGCAGGCAGACCACCATCCGCTGCGCTTTCGCTATCGCAACGACATCGCGCAGGACGTGGCGATCATTTCCGACACCGCGCTGCAGCAGATGATCTTCAACGTGCTGGACAATGCGCTGGAGGCTTCGGCCGACGAGGTCGAGCTGCGGCTGCGCTGCGAGGACGATCAGCTGGTCATCACCGTGCTCGACCGCGGCACCGGCTTTGCCCCCGAGATTCTGCGCAACTTCGGCAAATACCAGCAATCGAACAAGAAGGACCGCGCGGGGCGCGGCGTGGGCCTGTTCCTGGTGACCAACGTCGCGCGCTCGCTCAACGGCACGGCCTCGGCGCGCAACCGCGACGATGGCGGCGCCGAGGTCACGGTACGCTTTCCCCTGTCCGCCATCACCCTGGGAGATAAAGACCATGGACACACGCCTGCTGCTGCTGGTTGA
- a CDS encoding response regulator transcription factor, whose product MDTRLLLLVEDDAAFARTLARSFERRGYQVLTAASAEEVKLLLQEHRPGYAVMDLKLAGNASGLNCIQMLHEHNPEALIVVLTGYASIATAVEAVKLGACHYLAKPSNTDDIEAAFGRIAGDTEVELTQQTSSIKTLEWEHIHETLADSDFNISEAARRLGMHRRTLARKLEKRQVK is encoded by the coding sequence ATGGACACACGCCTGCTGCTGCTGGTTGAAGACGATGCCGCCTTTGCGCGCACCCTGGCGCGCTCCTTCGAGCGCCGCGGCTACCAGGTGCTGACCGCGGCCAGCGCCGAGGAGGTGAAGCTGCTGCTGCAGGAGCACCGCCCGGGCTACGCCGTGATGGATCTGAAGCTCGCGGGCAATGCCTCGGGGCTCAACTGCATCCAGATGCTGCACGAGCACAATCCCGAGGCACTGATCGTGGTGCTGACGGGGTATGCCAGCATCGCCACGGCGGTGGAGGCGGTGAAGCTCGGCGCCTGCCACTACCTGGCCAAGCCCTCCAACACTGACGACATCGAGGCTGCCTTCGGCCGCATCGCCGGGGACACCGAAGTCGAGCTGACGCAGCAGACCAGCTCGATCAAGACGCTCGAATGGGAGCATATCCACGAGACGCTGGCCGACAGCGACTTCAATATCTCCGAGGCCGCGCGGCGCCTGGGCATGCACCGGCGCACGCTGGCGCGCAAGCTGGAGAAGCGCCAGGTGAAATGA
- the cyoE gene encoding heme o synthase, giving the protein MTTDTMLSPASRFVQFYALTKPRVVQLIVFCALIGMVLAVPGWPSGAQWLHMAVSCLGIWLVAAAAAAFNCLVEKHIDARMQRTAWRPTARGELSSSQALAFSAALCSLGSVILFIGSNPLTMWLTLATFVGYAVIYTVVLKPRTPQNIVIGGASGAMPPVLGWAAMTGQVGPEALILFLIIFLWTPPHFWALALYRVEDYRKSGLPMLPVTHGSEHTRLQILLYTVVLFAACLLPFVYGMSSWLYLAAAVVLGAGFCAYAWRLRRHYSDALAWRTFKFSLVHLSALFAALLVDHYLFF; this is encoded by the coding sequence ATGACCACGGATACCATGCTTTCCCCCGCTTCACGCTTCGTGCAGTTCTACGCCCTGACCAAGCCCCGGGTGGTGCAGCTGATCGTCTTTTGCGCCCTGATCGGCATGGTGCTGGCCGTTCCCGGCTGGCCCAGCGGCGCGCAGTGGCTGCACATGGCGGTGTCCTGCCTGGGCATCTGGCTGGTGGCGGCCGCCGCCGCGGCCTTCAATTGCCTGGTCGAGAAGCACATCGACGCGCGCATGCAGCGCACCGCCTGGCGCCCGACGGCGCGCGGCGAGCTCTCGAGCTCGCAGGCGCTGGCGTTCTCGGCGGCGCTGTGCAGCCTGGGCTCCGTCATTCTTTTCATCGGCAGCAACCCGTTGACCATGTGGCTCACGCTGGCCACCTTCGTCGGCTATGCGGTGATCTACACGGTGGTGCTCAAGCCGCGCACCCCGCAGAACATCGTGATCGGCGGCGCCTCGGGCGCCATGCCGCCGGTGCTGGGCTGGGCGGCCATGACCGGCCAGGTGGGCCCCGAAGCGCTGATCCTGTTCCTGATCATCTTCCTGTGGACCCCGCCGCATTTCTGGGCGCTGGCGCTGTACCGCGTCGAGGATTACCGCAAGTCCGGCCTGCCGATGCTGCCGGTGACGCACGGCAGCGAACACACGCGGCTGCAGATCCTGCTCTACACGGTGGTGCTGTTCGCCGCCTGCCTGCTGCCCTTCGTCTACGGCATGAGCTCCTGGCTCTACCTGGCGGCGGCGGTGGTGCTGGGCGCGGGCTTCTGCGCCTATGCCTGGCGCCTGCGCCGCCACTATTCGGATGCGCTGGCCTGGCGCACCTTCAAGTTCTCGCTGGTGCACCTGAGCGCGCTGTTCGCGGCGCTGCTGGTGGACCATTACCTGTTTTTCTAG
- a CDS encoding COX15/CtaA family protein codes for MTDSQPLYDLGPLLHLMLIGAVIALAPLAWVWLRNRQHGPAEKLLALSVFTLFLTFDLVMFGAFTRLTDSGLGCPDWPGCYGNASPLGAHQEISAAQTAMPTGPVTHGKAWVEMIHRYLATGVGVLIIALTLMSWRLARKVPLRAGRSPWWPTASLVWVCIQGAFGALTVTEKLFPAIVTLHLLGGTVLLALLCVPAVAHGLAVRGQQPEPLAPWLRRALAAALALVTLQVALGGWVSTNYAVLACTTFPTCQGSWWPAMNFSQGFEIWRPLGLLKDGSHLDFEALTAIHYVHRLAAYAVVPALLALALALRRAGALARQRRWLAGLVLLQVMTGLSNVLFDWPLIAAVLHTGGAAALVGALVWALAVSRSSSADPDPRHSSSKKAFARA; via the coding sequence ATGACCGATAGCCAGCCTCTCTATGACTTGGGACCGTTGCTGCATCTGATGCTGATCGGCGCGGTGATCGCGCTGGCGCCCCTGGCATGGGTCTGGCTGCGCAACCGCCAGCATGGTCCGGCGGAGAAACTGCTGGCGCTGAGCGTTTTCACGCTGTTCCTCACCTTCGATCTGGTGATGTTCGGCGCCTTCACGCGGCTTACCGACTCGGGGCTGGGTTGCCCCGACTGGCCCGGCTGCTACGGCAACGCCAGCCCGCTGGGCGCGCACCAGGAAATCAGCGCGGCGCAGACGGCCATGCCCACCGGGCCCGTGACGCATGGCAAGGCCTGGGTCGAGATGATCCACCGCTATCTGGCCACGGGCGTGGGCGTGCTGATCATCGCGCTCACGCTGATGAGCTGGCGGCTCGCGCGCAAGGTGCCGCTGCGTGCGGGGCGCAGCCCCTGGTGGCCCACGGCCAGCCTGGTATGGGTCTGCATCCAGGGGGCGTTCGGCGCGCTCACGGTGACCGAAAAACTGTTCCCCGCCATCGTCACGCTGCATCTGCTGGGCGGCACCGTGCTGCTGGCGCTGCTGTGCGTGCCCGCCGTGGCCCACGGCCTCGCGGTGCGCGGCCAGCAGCCCGAGCCGCTGGCGCCCTGGCTGCGGCGTGCGCTGGCGGCGGCCCTGGCGCTGGTCACGCTGCAGGTGGCGCTGGGCGGCTGGGTCAGCACCAACTATGCGGTGCTGGCGTGCACCACTTTCCCGACCTGCCAGGGCAGTTGGTGGCCGGCCATGAATTTCTCGCAGGGTTTCGAGATCTGGCGGCCGCTGGGCCTGCTCAAGGATGGCAGCCACCTGGATTTCGAGGCTTTGACGGCCATCCATTACGTGCACCGGCTCGCCGCCTATGCGGTCGTGCCGGCGCTGCTGGCGCTGGCGCTGGCGCTGCGCCGCGCCGGGGCGCTCGCGCGCCAGCGCCGCTGGCTTGCAGGGCTGGTGCTGCTGCAGGTGATGACCGGATTGTCGAATGTCCTTTTTGACTGGCCTTTGATTGCCGCCGTGCTGCACACTGGAGGCGCTGCGGCGCTGGTGGGCGCGCTGGTCTGGGCTCTCGCGGTCAGCCGCAGCTCCAGCGCGGATCCGGATCCGCGCCACTCCTCCTCGAAGAAAGCTTTCGCTCGCGCATGA
- a CDS encoding D-2-hydroxyacid dehydrogenase family protein, whose amino-acid sequence MNIVILDDYQDAVRKLHCASRLDALNAKVYTNTVKGLGQLSVRLRDADIIVLIRDRTAITRQLIEKLPRLKLIAQTGRVGAHIDVQACTEHGIAIAEGVSSPVAPAELTWALIMAAMRRLPQYIANLKHGAWQQSGFKAASMPPNFALGSVLRGRTLGIWGYGRIGRIVAGYGRAFGMNVRVWGRDASRAEALADGYQAATTREEFFAQCDVISLHLRLNEATQHLIGLEDLALMKPTALLVNTSRAELIAPDALVAALQSGRPGMAAVDVFESEPILQGHALLRMENCICTPHLGYVEQDSYELYFGAAFDNVVNFIDGAPTQIVNPDYQLARR is encoded by the coding sequence ATGAACATTGTGATCCTGGACGACTACCAAGACGCCGTACGCAAGCTGCATTGCGCCAGCCGCCTCGACGCGCTCAACGCCAAGGTCTACACCAACACCGTCAAGGGCCTGGGCCAGCTGTCCGTGCGGTTGCGCGACGCGGACATCATCGTGCTGATCCGCGACCGTACCGCCATCACCCGCCAGCTGATCGAGAAGCTTCCCCGCCTCAAGCTCATTGCCCAGACCGGCCGGGTGGGCGCGCACATCGATGTCCAGGCCTGCACCGAACACGGCATTGCCATTGCCGAAGGCGTGAGCTCGCCGGTCGCGCCCGCGGAGCTGACCTGGGCGCTGATCATGGCCGCGATGCGCCGGCTGCCGCAGTACATCGCCAATCTCAAGCATGGCGCCTGGCAGCAGTCGGGCTTCAAGGCCGCCTCGATGCCGCCGAACTTCGCGCTGGGCAGCGTGCTGCGCGGCAGGACGCTGGGCATCTGGGGCTACGGCCGCATCGGCCGCATCGTCGCCGGCTACGGCCGCGCCTTCGGCATGAACGTGCGCGTCTGGGGGCGCGACGCTTCGCGCGCCGAGGCCCTGGCCGACGGCTACCAGGCGGCGACGACGCGCGAGGAATTCTTCGCGCAGTGCGATGTCATCAGCCTGCATCTGCGCCTCAACGAAGCCACGCAGCACCTCATCGGCCTCGAGGACCTGGCGCTGATGAAGCCCACGGCGCTGCTGGTCAACACCTCGCGGGCCGAGCTCATCGCGCCCGATGCGCTGGTGGCCGCGCTGCAAAGCGGCCGCCCGGGCATGGCCGCCGTCGACGTGTTCGAGAGCGAGCCCATCCTGCAGGGGCATGCGCTGCTGCGCATGGAAAACTGCATCTGCACGCCGCACCTGGGCTATGTGGAGCAGGACAGCTATGAGCTGTACTTCGGCGCGGCCTTCGACAATGTCGTCAACTTCATCGACGGCGCACCCACGCAGATCGTCAATCCCGACTACCAGCTCGCGCGGCGCTGA
- a CDS encoding DNA polymerase III subunit chi, protein MTEVAFHFNAPDRLAYVCRFVRKALRSDVRVVVTGPPAVTQALSQMLWKLAPSDFLAHACEGDDAQVFAASPVLLVQDERCAPHQELLVNLWEQVPVHFARFARLVEVVSAQDEHDRAQARLRWKHYAGLGLDIVRHDLVLKGG, encoded by the coding sequence ATGACGGAAGTCGCGTTCCACTTCAATGCGCCGGACCGGCTGGCCTATGTCTGCCGTTTCGTGCGCAAGGCGCTGCGCAGCGATGTGCGCGTGGTGGTGACAGGGCCGCCGGCGGTGACGCAGGCGCTGTCGCAGATGCTGTGGAAGCTCGCGCCGTCCGACTTCCTGGCCCATGCCTGCGAGGGCGACGACGCGCAGGTGTTTGCCGCGTCGCCGGTGCTGCTGGTGCAGGACGAGCGCTGCGCGCCGCACCAGGAGCTGCTGGTCAACCTGTGGGAGCAGGTGCCGGTGCATTTCGCGCGCTTTGCGCGCCTGGTCGAGGTCGTGAGCGCGCAGGACGAGCACGACCGGGCGCAGGCCCGGCTGCGCTGGAAGCATTACGCGGGCCTGGGCCTGGACATCGTGCGCCATGACCTGGTGCTGAAAGGCGGATGA